A genomic segment from Paraburkholderia largidicola encodes:
- the pilM gene encoding type IV pilus biogenesis protein PilM, producing MGVVYAALMLMSIAYGTYAVLQNNVALVTPAPQRLAANNDAAQFLAYRNAVSVYMASHTAFIGTIPAASLTGQYSAQFLATAGNVVTATGTSGRVITSYAKVAAGVVQQAFVMSNGDASIGISHGTTWTSAAPNAVQTPTAMNTTVPAGDIVSIIQIGT from the coding sequence ATGGGTGTCGTCTACGCAGCACTGATGCTGATGTCAATTGCTTACGGGACATACGCGGTCCTCCAAAACAATGTCGCGCTTGTCACGCCTGCGCCGCAACGGTTGGCTGCGAACAACGACGCTGCGCAATTCCTCGCGTACCGAAATGCCGTGTCAGTCTATATGGCTTCACATACTGCCTTCATCGGCACAATCCCGGCCGCCAGTCTGACCGGGCAGTATTCCGCGCAGTTTCTTGCGACAGCGGGCAACGTCGTAACAGCGACGGGCACGAGCGGCCGGGTTATCACCAGCTATGCGAAGGTTGCTGCGGGCGTGGTGCAGCAAGCCTTTGTGATGAGCAATGGCGATGCGTCGATCGGCATTTCTCACGGTACGACGTGGACAAGCGCTGCGCCCAACGCAGTACAGACGCCTACGGCCATGAACACGACCGTGCCGGCCGGCGACATCGTTTCCATTATCCAGATCGGAACCTGA
- a CDS encoding transglycosylase SLT domain-containing protein, giving the protein MVAVAMCVAEASSTYHVEQAKIAAIMQSGLPAGMERGGRVGPMAIPVQWLPVFEMMGIEASSVVNDACANIFAGTWIMAYVASLQQSDVPGDGAYAARAMRIPAKVAERRRMWAPVVQWAAGLTGVPAALIDAVITVESGYQPAVVSSAGAIGMMQLMPGTAAMLGGNPSDAKQNILMGSRYLAQLGRQFNGDLRLTLAAYNAGPAAVTRSGYKIPSFSETRAYVPKVLSLYASLQQQ; this is encoded by the coding sequence ATGGTTGCCGTTGCCATGTGCGTTGCAGAAGCGTCCAGCACATATCACGTCGAACAGGCAAAGATTGCTGCGATCATGCAAAGCGGTCTGCCGGCCGGTATGGAGCGGGGCGGCCGGGTCGGTCCTATGGCCATTCCTGTGCAATGGTTGCCCGTATTCGAAATGATGGGCATCGAGGCGTCGAGCGTGGTCAACGATGCCTGCGCAAATATTTTTGCCGGTACGTGGATCATGGCTTACGTGGCCAGCCTGCAGCAAAGCGATGTGCCTGGCGATGGGGCTTACGCTGCACGGGCTATGCGGATCCCGGCAAAGGTCGCGGAACGCCGTCGCATGTGGGCTCCTGTTGTCCAATGGGCAGCTGGGCTTACCGGAGTGCCGGCCGCGCTGATCGACGCAGTTATTACGGTCGAAAGCGGGTATCAGCCTGCAGTCGTTTCCTCGGCTGGTGCGATCGGCATGATGCAGTTGATGCCAGGCACGGCAGCGATGCTCGGCGGTAATCCATCAGATGCCAAGCAAAACATCCTCATGGGCTCGCGCTATCTCGCGCAGCTGGGGCGTCAATTCAACGGGGATCTGCGATTGACGCTCGCGGCATATAACGCCGGTCCTGCAGCTGTGACGCGCAGCGGCTACAAGATTCCTAGCTTTTCAGAGACGCGGGCATACGTGCCGAAAGTGCTGTCGCTGTATGCGTCTCTGCAGCAGCAGTGA